Proteins encoded by one window of Arabidopsis thaliana chromosome 2, partial sequence:
- a CDS encoding basic helix-loop-helix (bHLH) DNA-binding superfamily protein (basic helix-loop-helix (bHLH) DNA-binding superfamily protein; FUNCTIONS IN: DNA binding, sequence-specific DNA binding transcription factor activity; INVOLVED IN: regulation of transcription; LOCATED IN: nucleus; EXPRESSED IN: sepal; EXPRESSED DURING: petal differentiation and expansion stage; CONTAINS InterPro DOMAIN/s: Helix-loop-helix DNA-binding domain (InterPro:IPR001092), Helix-loop-helix DNA-binding (InterPro:IPR011598); BEST Arabidopsis thaliana protein match is: basic helix-loop-helix (bHLH) DNA-binding superfamily protein (TAIR:AT4G37850.1); Has 2965 Blast hits to 2952 proteins in 170 species: Archae - 0; Bacteria - 0; Metazoa - 47; Fungi - 48; Plants - 2862; Viruses - 0; Other Eukaryotes - 8 (source: NCBI BLink).), whose product MNSLVGDVPQSLSSLDDTTTCYNLDASCNKSLVEERPSKILKTTHISPNLHPFSSSNPPPPKHQPSSRILSFEKTGLHVMNHNSPNLIFSPKDEEIGLPEHKKAELIIRGTKRAQSLTRSQSNAQDHILAERKRREKLTQRFVALSALIPGLKKMDKASVLGDAIKHIKYLQESVKEYEEQKKEKTMESVVLVKKSSLVLDENHQPSSSSSSDGNRNSSSSNLPEIEVRVSGKDVLIKILCEKQKGNVIKIMGEIEKLGLSITNSNVLPFGPTFDISIIAQKNNNFDMKIEDVVKNLSFGLSKLT is encoded by the exons ATGAACTCACTCGTCGGAGATGTTCCACAGTCTCTCTCATCTCTTGATGATACCACCACTTGTTATAACCTTGATGCTTCTTGTAATAAAAGTTTGGTAGAAGAAAGACCTTCAAAGATCCTCAAGACCACTCACATATCACCAAACTTAcatcctttttcttcttctaatcctcctcctccaaagCACCAGCCCTCTTCTAggattctttcttttgaaaagACAGGTTTACATGTTATGAATCACAACTCTCCAAACTTAATATTTAGCCCCAAGGACGAAGAAATTGGATTACCAGAGCATAAGAAAGCCGAGCTGATAATAAGAGGGACAAAGAGAGCTCAATCCTTGACTCGAAGCCAATCAAATGCTCAAGATCACATACTGGCAGAGAGAAAACGGAGAGAGAAGCTTACTCAAAGATTTGTAGCTCTTTCCGCGCTAATTCCTGGCCTAAAGAAG ATGGACAAGGCTTCTGTGTTGGGAGATGCAATAAAGCATATAAAGTACCTCCAAGAGAGTGTGAAAGAGTATGAGgaacaaaagaaggaaaagacaATGGAATCAGTGGTTCTTGTAAAGAAGTCTAGTCTGGTTTTAGATGAAAATCatcaaccatcatcatcatcttcctcagaTGGAAATCGCAATAGCTCGAGCTCAAATCTTCCAGAAATAGAAGTTAGGGTTTCAGGAAAAGATGTTCTTATTAAGATCCTATGCGAGAAGCAAAAGGGTAATGTGATCAAGATTATGGGGGAGATTGAAAAGCTTGGTTTGTCTATCACCAACAGCAATGTCTTGCCCTTTGGACCCACTTTTGACATCTCTATTATCGCTCAG AAGAATAAcaattttgatatgaaaatcGAGGATGTTGTGAAGAACTTGAGTTTTGGCTTATCAAAGCTCACTTAA
- a CDS encoding basic helix-loop-helix (bHLH) DNA-binding superfamily protein codes for MDEDFFLPDFSLVDIDFDFNIYEENNLSPDESLSNSRRADQSSKFDHQMHFECLREKPKAAVKPMMKINNKQQLISFDFSSNVISSPAAEEIIMDKLVGRGTKRKTCSHGTRSPVLAKEHVLAERKRREKLSEKFIALSALLPGLKKADKVTILDDAISRMKQLQEQLRTLKEEKEATRQMESMILVKKSKVFFDEEPNLSCSPSVHIEFDQALPEIEAKISQNDILIRILCEKSKGCMINILNTIENFQLRIENSIVLPFGDSTLDITVLAQVIINNYIYMQY; via the exons ATGGATGAAGATTTTTTCTTACCCGATTTCTCACTAGTAGACATTGATTTCGACTTTAATATTTacgaagaaaataatttatcacCTGATGAATCTTTATCAAATTCACGAAGAGCTGATCAATCGTCAAAGTTTGATCATCAAATGCATTTTGAGTGCCTCAGAGAGAAGCCAAAGGCAGCGGTGAAGCCTATGATGAAGATCAACAACAAGCAACAACtgatttcttttgatttctctagTAATGTTATTTCTTCTCCAGCCGCGGAGGAGATCATTATGGATAAATTGGTTGGTCGtggaaccaaaagaaaaacatgttcTCATGGCACAAGATCTCCGGTTCTTGCGAAAGAACATGTTTTAGCCGAGAGAAAGCGCCGTGAGAAGCTTTCTGAAAAATTCATTGCTCTTTCAGCTCTCCTTCCCGGGCTTAAGAAG GCGGACAAGGTAACGATTCTTGATGACGCGATCTCGCGTATGAAACAACTCCAAGAACAACTAAGAACGctcaaggaagaaaaagaagcaacgAGACAAATGGAATCCATGATTCTTGTAAAGAAATCTAAAGTGTTTTTCGACGAGGAACCTAACCTATCATGTTCTCCTTCAGTTCATATTGAATTCGATCAAGCATTACCAGAAATCGAAGcgaaaatttctcaaaatgaCATTCTCATCCGAATCCTTTGCGAGAAAAGCAAAGGGTGCATGATCAACATACTAAACACAATTGAAAACTTTCAATTGCGCATTGAAAATAGCATCGTATTGCCATTCGGAGACTCGACTCTCGACATCACAGTCCTTGCACAGGTGATCattaataactatatatatatgcaatacTAA
- a CDS encoding basic helix-loop-helix (bHLH) DNA-binding superfamily protein (basic helix-loop-helix (bHLH) DNA-binding superfamily protein; FUNCTIONS IN: DNA binding, sequence-specific DNA binding transcription factor activity; INVOLVED IN: regulation of transcription; LOCATED IN: nucleus; EXPRESSED IN: root, cultured cell; CONTAINS InterPro DOMAIN/s: Helix-loop-helix DNA-binding domain (InterPro:IPR001092), Helix-loop-helix DNA-binding (InterPro:IPR011598); BEST Arabidopsis thaliana protein match is: basic helix-loop-helix (bHLH) DNA-binding superfamily protein (TAIR:AT2G22770.1); Has 2563 Blast hits to 2557 proteins in 132 species: Archae - 2; Bacteria - 0; Metazoa - 4; Fungi - 23; Plants - 2520; Viruses - 0; Other Eukaryotes - 14 (source: NCBI BLink).): MDEDFFLPDFSLVDIDFDFNIYEENNLSPDESLSNSRRADQSSKFDHQMHFECLREKPKAAVKPMMKINNKQQLISFDFSSNVISSPAAEEIIMDKLVGRGTKRKTCSHGTRSPVLAKEHVLAERKRREKLSEKFIALSALLPGLKKADKVTILDDAISRMKQLQEQLRTLKEEKEATRQMESMILVKKSKVFFDEEPNLSCSPSVHIEFDQALPEIEAKISQNDILIRILCEKSKGCMINILNTIENFQLRIENSIVLPFGDSTLDITVLAQMDKDFSMSILKDLVRNLRLAMV; encoded by the exons ATGGATGAAGATTTTTTCTTACCCGATTTCTCACTAGTAGACATTGATTTCGACTTTAATATTTacgaagaaaataatttatcacCTGATGAATCTTTATCAAATTCACGAAGAGCTGATCAATCGTCAAAGTTTGATCATCAAATGCATTTTGAGTGCCTCAGAGAGAAGCCAAAGGCAGCGGTGAAGCCTATGATGAAGATCAACAACAAGCAACAACtgatttcttttgatttctctagTAATGTTATTTCTTCTCCAGCCGCGGAGGAGATCATTATGGATAAATTGGTTGGTCGtggaaccaaaagaaaaacatgttcTCATGGCACAAGATCTCCGGTTCTTGCGAAAGAACATGTTTTAGCCGAGAGAAAGCGCCGTGAGAAGCTTTCTGAAAAATTCATTGCTCTTTCAGCTCTCCTTCCCGGGCTTAAGAAG GCGGACAAGGTAACGATTCTTGATGACGCGATCTCGCGTATGAAACAACTCCAAGAACAACTAAGAACGctcaaggaagaaaaagaagcaacgAGACAAATGGAATCCATGATTCTTGTAAAGAAATCTAAAGTGTTTTTCGACGAGGAACCTAACCTATCATGTTCTCCTTCAGTTCATATTGAATTCGATCAAGCATTACCAGAAATCGAAGcgaaaatttctcaaaatgaCATTCTCATCCGAATCCTTTGCGAGAAAAGCAAAGGGTGCATGATCAACATACTAAACACAATTGAAAACTTTCAATTGCGCATTGAAAATAGCATCGTATTGCCATTCGGAGACTCGACTCTCGACATCACAGTCCTTGCACAG ATGGATAAAGATTTTTCGATGAGTATACTTAAGGATCTTGTACGGAACCTGAGACTCGCAATGGTTTAG